The Acidobacteriota bacterium genome has a segment encoding these proteins:
- a CDS encoding 1-acyl-sn-glycerol-3-phosphate acyltransferase, with the protein MKRLVRTCRFLFQAVVIVTATVCGGGIAMGVLLLRFPRAWFDRIQWVWASAIRGACGVRVRCEGAQHVRSGQCYIVVANHRSHFDLIALFTTFPAPLRAMAKRPLFHIPLFGWAMALAGYVPVDRTKKSRRPHGSLEAALDALRRGRNILVFPEGTRNTRPEAGMLPFHSGAFRLAKEAGVPLLPVAILGGERALPPRTLTVAACEMEVRIGSPISAPCEEVAVRDLSESARRAIEALLEE; encoded by the coding sequence ATGAAGCGCCTCGTCCGTACGTGCCGTTTCTTGTTTCAAGCCGTCGTCATTGTCACGGCGACGGTATGTGGGGGGGGCATTGCCATGGGGGTGCTTCTCCTGCGGTTTCCGCGTGCCTGGTTTGACAGGATCCAATGGGTGTGGGCCTCCGCCATTAGGGGCGCATGCGGCGTGCGCGTCCGCTGCGAGGGGGCGCAGCACGTAAGATCCGGCCAATGCTATATCGTCGTTGCGAACCACCGCAGCCACTTCGACCTCATCGCGCTCTTTACGACTTTTCCCGCACCTCTTCGCGCCATGGCGAAGCGCCCGCTTTTTCATATCCCTCTTTTCGGGTGGGCCATGGCACTCGCGGGCTATGTCCCGGTCGACCGCACGAAGAAATCCCGCCGCCCCCACGGGAGTCTTGAGGCGGCGCTCGACGCCCTGCGCCGCGGCCGAAATATTCTCGTCTTCCCCGAGGGCACGCGCAATACTCGCCCCGAGGCGGGGATGCTTCCTTTCCATAGCGGTGCGTTTCGGCTGGCGAAGGAGGCCGGGGTTCCCCTTTTGCCCGTCGCCATCCTTGGCGGCGAGAGGGCCCTTCCGCCGCGCACGCTGACCGTTGCGGCGTGCGAGATGGAGGTGAGGATAGGAAGTCCCATTTCCGCCCCTTGCGAGGAAGTTGCGGTTCGGGATCTCTCGGAGAGCGCGCGGCGCGCCATCGAGGCCCTCCTTGAGGAGTAG
- the rplU gene encoding 50S ribosomal protein L21: protein MFAIIETGGKQYRVEPGEVLRIEKLGAEEGEMFFDRVHLAAENGKILVGRPLVEGSRVRATVLVPEGKEKKILVFHKKRRKRFRKTRGHRQRYSEVRIEEILMPKGES, encoded by the coding sequence ATGTTCGCCATAATCGAGACCGGTGGAAAACAGTATCGTGTGGAGCCCGGCGAGGTGCTTCGGATCGAGAAACTCGGCGCGGAGGAGGGCGAGATGTTCTTCGACCGCGTCCATCTTGCGGCGGAGAACGGGAAAATTCTCGTGGGGCGGCCGCTCGTCGAGGGCTCGCGGGTGCGGGCCACGGTGCTCGTCCCGGAGGGCAAGGAGAAAAAGATTTTGGTTTTTCATAAAAAACGCCGCAAGCGCTTTCGCAAGACCCGCGGCCACCGCCAGCGCTACAGCGAAGTGCGCATAGAGGAAATCCTGATGCCGAAGGGAGAGTCCTGA
- the metG gene encoding methionine--tRNA ligase, translating into MMKFYVTTPLYYVNDEPHIGHTYSTVVADVVARTKRLRGFDVHFLTGTDEHGQKIERAAAAQNLEPIELADKVVEKYHALWKILRISHDDFIRTTEERHRKGVYALFEKIHANGRDDIFLDDYEGWYCTSCETFWLESQLGEGGACPNPECGRPAEKTTERTYFFRLSAYQEALLEHFKAHPSFIRPEHRRQEIFRFVESGLRDLSISRTTVRWGIPAPRAEGHTLYVWFDALINYISAVGYGDDDEEFSRWWPADLHLIGKDILRFHAVYWPAFLMAAGVEPPKEIFGHGWWLRDEGKMSKTRGNIVRPYHILNDFGPDALRYFLLREMVFGEDANFSDEAFLHRLNSDVANDLGNLLSRTAKLIEGLPAAEGRPGGALSSSDASPALRGAAEKAARAFFDSFDAYRFSDGLRALWALVAEVNRYIDASAPWQLSKDSSKRAQLEKILSDAAEALRIAAVLLSPVAPGYAEEILKQLGVPAKAEALREADASWGARLVGAKAKKGKALFQRTDLKTYLEAEMTEEKKDSQTSASMVGIEDFAGMEILVAQVLEAEGIPKSKKLLRVVADLGSEKRQLVAGVAERYKPEELVGRRILVLANLQPAKLMGVESQGMLLAAETPDGDVSVVWGPEDVPLGSKVR; encoded by the coding sequence ATGATGAAGTTCTACGTCACCACGCCGCTCTACTACGTGAACGACGAGCCGCACATCGGCCACACCTACTCGACCGTCGTGGCGGACGTCGTCGCGCGCACCAAGCGCCTGCGCGGCTTCGACGTTCATTTCCTGACGGGCACCGACGAGCACGGCCAGAAAATCGAGCGCGCCGCCGCGGCGCAGAACCTCGAGCCCATCGAGCTCGCCGACAAGGTGGTCGAGAAATACCACGCGCTCTGGAAGATTCTTCGCATCAGCCACGACGACTTCATCCGCACCACCGAGGAGCGCCACCGGAAGGGCGTCTACGCGCTTTTCGAGAAAATTCACGCAAACGGACGTGACGACATCTTTCTCGACGACTACGAGGGCTGGTACTGCACGTCGTGCGAGACGTTCTGGCTCGAGTCGCAGCTGGGGGAGGGCGGCGCGTGCCCCAACCCCGAATGCGGCCGTCCGGCCGAGAAGACCACTGAGCGTACGTACTTTTTCCGCCTCTCGGCCTACCAGGAGGCGCTCCTTGAGCACTTCAAGGCGCACCCGTCCTTCATCAGGCCGGAGCATCGCCGCCAGGAAATTTTCCGGTTCGTCGAAAGCGGCCTCCGGGACCTTTCGATCAGCCGGACGACGGTGCGCTGGGGCATCCCCGCGCCCCGCGCCGAGGGCCATACGCTCTACGTCTGGTTCGACGCCCTCATCAACTACATAAGCGCCGTGGGCTACGGCGACGACGACGAGGAGTTTTCCCGCTGGTGGCCGGCGGACCTGCATCTCATCGGCAAGGACATTCTCCGGTTCCACGCCGTGTACTGGCCCGCCTTCCTGATGGCCGCCGGCGTCGAGCCGCCAAAGGAGATTTTCGGCCACGGCTGGTGGCTTCGGGACGAGGGCAAGATGTCGAAGACGCGGGGCAACATCGTCCGCCCCTACCACATTTTGAACGACTTCGGCCCGGACGCCCTGCGCTATTTCCTCCTGCGCGAGATGGTCTTCGGCGAGGACGCGAACTTCTCGGACGAGGCCTTCCTCCATCGTCTCAACAGCGACGTGGCGAACGATCTGGGAAACCTCCTCTCGCGCACCGCGAAGCTCATCGAGGGCCTTCCGGCGGCGGAGGGACGCCCCGGCGGCGCGCTCTCGTCGAGCGACGCCTCCCCCGCGCTGCGCGGGGCGGCCGAAAAGGCGGCGCGCGCTTTCTTCGACTCGTTCGACGCCTACCGCTTCAGCGACGGTCTTCGCGCGCTGTGGGCGCTCGTCGCGGAGGTGAACCGCTACATTGACGCGAGCGCGCCGTGGCAGCTCTCGAAGGATTCTTCCAAGCGCGCGCAGCTCGAAAAAATTCTCTCGGACGCCGCCGAGGCGCTGCGCATCGCGGCGGTGCTCCTCTCGCCGGTGGCGCCCGGCTACGCGGAAGAGATTCTGAAGCAGCTGGGCGTCCCCGCGAAGGCCGAGGCGCTGCGCGAGGCAGACGCCTCGTGGGGCGCGCGCCTCGTGGGCGCGAAGGCGAAGAAGGGAAAGGCGCTCTTTCAAAGAACCGACCTCAAGACTTACCTGGAGGCTGAAATGACCGAAGAGAAAAAAGACTCGCAAACTTCCGCGTCGATGGTTGGCATCGAGGATTTCGCCGGGATGGAAATCCTGGTGGCGCAGGTGCTCGAGGCGGAAGGAATCCCCAAGTCGAAGAAACTGCTGCGCGTCGTGGCGGACCTGGGCTCGGAAAAAAGGCAGCTGGTCGCGGGCGTCGCCGAGCGCTACAAGCCCGAGGAGCTCGTCGGGCGGCGCATCCTCGTCCTCGCGAACCTTCAGCCCGCAAAGCTGATGGGCGTCGAGTCGCAGGGCATGCTGCTTGCGGCGGAGACGCCCGACGGCGACGTCTCCGTGGTCTGGGGCCCCGAGGACGTGCCGCTCGGGAGCAAGGTGAGGTAG
- a CDS encoding protein-glutamate O-methyltransferase CheR — MTDSLLFRAPVSEDELPDEIYRAICQLVLDYSGLSFGDNSKFIVQKRVAKRMAALQEDDYQKYYYHLLYDRDGHRELDQLVELLTTGETYFFREMNQLNAFIHEILPEIMDADAAREKRNLKIWSAGCASGEEPYTLAALLLEKSLPSEWNIEIFGSDINRALLHQARAGVYRENSFRATDDYFRAKYFERIDDKTHRIRDEVKKYVTFGWVNLYDVRRPLIFGEVDVVFCRNVIIYFDKAGKKRVIDSLYERLRPGGFLMLGHSESLLNVSTKFRLRHFKHDMVYQK; from the coding sequence ATGACGGACTCCCTGCTTTTCCGCGCGCCGGTCTCCGAGGACGAGCTTCCGGACGAAATCTACCGGGCCATCTGCCAGCTCGTGCTCGACTACAGCGGCCTCTCGTTTGGAGATAACTCGAAGTTCATCGTGCAGAAGCGCGTGGCCAAGCGCATGGCCGCTCTTCAGGAGGACGATTACCAGAAGTACTACTACCATCTGCTCTACGACAGGGACGGTCACAGGGAGCTCGACCAACTCGTGGAGCTTCTTACGACCGGGGAGACGTATTTTTTCAGGGAGATGAATCAGCTGAACGCCTTTATCCACGAAATTCTCCCGGAGATTATGGACGCGGACGCCGCCCGCGAGAAGCGGAACCTGAAAATCTGGAGTGCGGGCTGCGCGAGCGGCGAAGAGCCCTATACGCTGGCCGCGCTTCTGCTGGAAAAGAGCCTGCCCTCGGAGTGGAACATCGAGATTTTCGGTAGCGACATTAACCGGGCGCTTCTCCATCAGGCGCGGGCGGGTGTCTATCGGGAGAATTCGTTCCGCGCGACCGACGATTACTTCCGCGCCAAGTATTTCGAGCGCATCGACGACAAGACCCACCGCATTCGGGACGAGGTCAAAAAGTATGTGACGTTCGGGTGGGTCAACCTTTACGATGTGCGGCGCCCCCTGATCTTCGGCGAGGTGGACGTGGTTTTCTGCCGCAACGTGATCATCTATTTCGACAAGGCTGGCAAGAAACGGGTCATCGACTCGCTTTACGAGCGGCTGCGACCGGGCGGGTTTCTTATGCTCGGCCACTCGGAATCGCTTCTGAACGTCTCAACGAAGTTTCGCCTGCGGCATTTCAAGCACGACATGGTGTACCAGAAATGA
- the rpmA gene encoding 50S ribosomal protein L27 has translation MAHKKAGGSSRNGRDSHGQRLGTKAFDGQLVPGGSVLVRQRGTPVKAGQNVGRGSDDTLYAKISGTVRFHDRGRLGRFVHILPQESEN, from the coding sequence ATGGCCCATAAGAAAGCCGGGGGAAGCTCACGAAACGGCCGCGACAGCCACGGGCAGCGCCTGGGGACGAAGGCCTTCGACGGCCAGCTCGTTCCGGGGGGCTCCGTTCTGGTGCGCCAGCGCGGAACCCCCGTAAAGGCCGGCCAAAACGTCGGGCGCGGAAGCGACGACACGCTGTACGCCAAAATTTCGGGCACCGTCCGCTTCCACGACCGCGGCCGCCTCGGGCGCTTCGTCCACATCCTTCCCCAAGAGTCGGAAAACTGA
- a CDS encoding purine-binding chemotaxis protein CheW produces the protein MVDLAKAREKARKEKQKEQEQKVSMAKGPPKGALPKEGPSEETALDFTKTEMEASMESGKAAVAPEAALVVEEPASKTTEERLPGPPPVPGEAAPEEAKPAVPPTPPPAQADLPRQVEGLSTEAEPGPGERPEEKEAAPSPAAPVLWRCLTFEVGSELYGIPIEHIDEIIPVQPVTDVPNVPSVVTGIMSLRGRIVTVIDSRERLGHPVRPPTEEARIVVLAQQGELFGLWVDGVKQVISVPEESIEETTGMVAATQNPYLRGVYHSERDMVILLDLERFLDIRLAS, from the coding sequence ATGGTGGACCTGGCGAAGGCCCGCGAGAAGGCCAGAAAAGAAAAGCAAAAGGAGCAGGAGCAAAAAGTTTCCATGGCAAAAGGGCCGCCCAAGGGAGCGCTCCCGAAAGAAGGCCCTTCGGAGGAAACGGCGCTCGATTTTACGAAAACCGAAATGGAAGCGAGCATGGAATCGGGAAAAGCGGCCGTTGCCCCGGAGGCTGCGTTGGTTGTGGAAGAACCGGCCTCCAAAACGACGGAGGAGCGGCTGCCCGGGCCGCCGCCCGTTCCTGGCGAAGCCGCTCCGGAGGAAGCGAAGCCCGCCGTGCCTCCGACTCCGCCGCCCGCCCAGGCCGACTTGCCCCGACAAGTTGAGGGCTTGTCCACCGAGGCGGAGCCTGGTCCCGGGGAGCGGCCCGAGGAAAAGGAGGCCGCACCAAGCCCCGCGGCGCCCGTGCTCTGGCGCTGCTTGACCTTTGAGGTCGGCAGCGAGCTCTACGGCATCCCCATTGAGCACATCGACGAAATCATTCCCGTCCAGCCCGTCACCGACGTGCCCAACGTGCCTTCGGTCGTCACGGGGATTATGTCGCTCCGGGGGCGCATCGTCACGGTGATCGACAGCCGCGAGCGGCTGGGCCACCCCGTTCGTCCCCCGACGGAAGAGGCGCGCATTGTGGTTCTTGCGCAGCAGGGAGAGCTGTTCGGGCTGTGGGTGGACGGCGTGAAGCAGGTGATCTCCGTCCCGGAGGAGAGCATCGAGGAGACAACCGGGATGGTCGCGGCGACCCAGAATCCGTACCTTCGCGGCGTTTACCATTCCGAGCGTGACATGGTAATTTTGCTCGACCTCGAAAGATTCCTGGACATTCGACTCGCATCATGA
- a CDS encoding HEAT repeat domain-containing protein — MPNSALSLKEKLSSRDPEVRRVLAGSLRGAAAPEAREALYTLLGDEDWRVRKTAAEVLSACSADEHGAALIRFLYAGDNAGLRSSATEVLSSYGGKVVPVVLEHLRRTDDSDVRIALLQLLHHMGEAVSLEALLPFVRDSNRNVATAAITCLGRCGGAAAYDKLAELLESEDLWLAFHAVEALGEIRDPRATELLMKRYGEGVLRKSILQSLGRIGDVRAVSFLAKAVAERKKIQMDALEALYRIHRNLEQRGDSEARRRLEGEFRKNFNMERLDDLLHRGLQSDDPLERTITIEALGWLQGEKAVSHLIEALRDATLREAAQSALARMGGAALPTLVNILVPEQASELAGRPEDEDTEVAVIETLGMIASEEAVRPLSRQIMREEPEIRLAAIEALGRIESPLVWPELLAQFGDASPVVQAGAVSGLMHVLAGKASEEAVEALEQALRDDRPAVRANALNVYARLQGARAREALLLASKDEARAVRQTAIERMGDLEDSAFFAAFVSALSDESGRVREAAVRALAKLRSSEALEKLLSLLEDEDMWVRAEAIEALGEIGRGSERVAEALLGRFDSEEPPVQIAALKALGNVGTSAAVDAVFRAVEQSRGELRVAAIKALSAVPGEAARLRLEQCLRREEGDDDEARRNWKPVVVALDALFARSDAARALESLTALLLSPSDPLVLRKVIAGLAQLRASEALPLVLAFLDQEQCVEEVGMYLRALKDVSPDSVENAVRRLSPRAASLAERLLQQGAVPTGRKAP; from the coding sequence GTGCCGAATTCCGCATTGTCCCTCAAGGAAAAACTGTCCTCGCGCGACCCCGAGGTGCGGCGGGTGCTCGCGGGCTCGCTTCGCGGCGCGGCCGCACCGGAGGCGCGCGAGGCTCTCTACACGCTGCTCGGCGACGAGGACTGGCGCGTGCGCAAGACCGCCGCGGAGGTGTTGTCCGCGTGCTCCGCGGACGAGCACGGCGCCGCCCTCATCCGCTTTCTTTACGCGGGCGATAACGCGGGACTCCGCAGCTCCGCCACGGAGGTCCTTTCGAGCTACGGCGGGAAGGTCGTGCCGGTTGTGCTCGAGCACCTGCGCCGGACGGACGACAGCGATGTCCGCATCGCGCTCCTCCAGCTGCTGCACCACATGGGCGAGGCCGTTTCGCTGGAGGCCCTGCTCCCCTTTGTCCGCGACTCGAACAGGAACGTGGCGACCGCGGCGATAACCTGTCTGGGGCGCTGCGGGGGTGCGGCGGCGTACGACAAGCTGGCCGAGCTCCTGGAGTCGGAGGATTTGTGGCTCGCCTTCCATGCCGTGGAGGCCCTGGGCGAGATTCGGGATCCGCGTGCCACGGAGCTTCTCATGAAGCGCTACGGGGAGGGCGTGCTGCGCAAGTCGATTCTCCAGAGCCTGGGCCGCATCGGAGACGTTCGCGCCGTTTCGTTCCTCGCGAAGGCCGTCGCCGAGCGAAAAAAGATCCAGATGGACGCCCTCGAGGCCCTTTACCGCATTCACCGAAACTTGGAGCAAAGGGGGGATTCGGAGGCGCGGCGACGCCTCGAAGGCGAGTTTCGAAAAAATTTCAACATGGAGCGTCTCGACGACCTTCTCCACCGTGGCCTCCAGAGCGACGATCCCCTGGAGCGCACGATCACCATCGAGGCGCTCGGCTGGCTGCAGGGTGAAAAAGCCGTTTCGCATCTGATCGAGGCGCTGCGCGACGCCACCTTGCGCGAGGCGGCCCAGTCGGCGCTGGCGCGCATGGGTGGAGCGGCGCTTCCGACGCTAGTCAACATCCTTGTCCCGGAGCAGGCGTCGGAGCTCGCGGGCCGGCCCGAGGACGAGGACACCGAGGTGGCGGTCATAGAAACCCTGGGCATGATCGCGAGCGAAGAGGCGGTGCGGCCCCTGAGCCGCCAGATTATGCGGGAGGAGCCGGAGATTCGCCTTGCGGCGATCGAAGCACTCGGGCGGATCGAAAGCCCGCTCGTCTGGCCCGAGCTTCTCGCGCAGTTTGGCGACGCGAGTCCTGTAGTGCAGGCGGGCGCTGTAAGCGGACTGATGCACGTCCTGGCGGGGAAGGCCTCGGAGGAAGCCGTCGAGGCGCTGGAGCAGGCGCTGCGCGACGACCGTCCCGCGGTGCGCGCGAACGCGCTCAACGTGTACGCCCGTCTGCAAGGCGCACGTGCGCGTGAGGCGCTGCTGCTCGCCTCGAAAGACGAAGCGCGCGCGGTGCGCCAGACGGCGATCGAGCGCATGGGGGATTTGGAGGATTCGGCGTTCTTCGCCGCGTTCGTCTCGGCGCTTTCCGACGAAAGCGGCCGCGTGCGAGAGGCGGCTGTGCGCGCCCTGGCCAAGCTCCGCTCTTCGGAGGCACTCGAAAAACTCTTGTCCCTTCTTGAGGACGAGGACATGTGGGTGCGGGCGGAGGCCATCGAAGCGCTCGGCGAAATCGGGCGCGGCAGCGAGCGCGTGGCCGAGGCGCTTCTTGGGCGCTTCGATTCGGAGGAGCCGCCGGTGCAGATTGCCGCGCTGAAAGCGCTTGGAAACGTGGGGACGTCCGCCGCCGTGGACGCGGTGTTTCGTGCCGTGGAGCAAAGCCGGGGCGAGCTTCGGGTGGCCGCCATCAAGGCCTTGAGCGCCGTGCCCGGGGAGGCCGCACGGCTTCGGCTGGAGCAGTGCCTGCGCCGAGAGGAGGGGGACGACGATGAGGCGCGCCGGAACTGGAAGCCGGTCGTCGTGGCGCTAGACGCACTTTTCGCGCGGAGCGACGCGGCCCGGGCGCTCGAGAGCTTAACGGCGCTTCTTCTTTCTCCCTCGGACCCGCTGGTGCTTCGAAAGGTCATCGCGGGCCTCGCGCAGCTTCGGGCTTCGGAGGCCCTTCCTCTCGTGCTAGCCTTCTTGGACCAGGAGCAGTGCGTCGAAGAGGTCGGCATGTACCTTCGCGCGCTCAAGGACGTTTCTCCCGATTCCGTGGAGAACGCCGTTCGCCGCCTTTCGCCCCGTGCCGCGAGCCTGGCCGAGCGGCTCCTTCAGCAGGGGGCGGTTCCGACAGGTCGGAAAGCGCCATGA
- a CDS encoding DUF3800 domain-containing protein — MAEERYRLYVDESGDHVFYDERSLQEIPKRYLALVGCFFKNDAYLAFHEAIEKFKEHYFPRHPDEPPVIFHRTDIIKARKSFWRLRDDATRKQFDDDLLRIISDADFRIVAVVVDKLALKTVYPDPWHPYHASLGFMLQRYCGYLNHFNRSGDVYAESRGKVEDGFLSNAYEHVFVHGDRFYPSEFYRRALTREELILKKKEENIAGLQLADIIAHPVKQEMLSEKGILPAQMGSFVSRLKAMLLSKYNRHLSKGHVEGYGKVWFPELK, encoded by the coding sequence ATGGCTGAAGAACGCTATCGCCTGTACGTGGATGAGTCGGGGGATCACGTGTTCTACGACGAGCGGAGCCTTCAGGAAATTCCCAAACGCTATCTTGCCCTTGTGGGATGTTTTTTCAAGAATGACGCCTACCTTGCATTTCACGAAGCCATAGAAAAGTTCAAGGAACACTACTTTCCCCGCCATCCCGATGAGCCACCGGTGATTTTCCATCGGACGGATATCATCAAAGCGAGGAAATCATTTTGGAGGCTTCGAGATGACGCTACCCGAAAGCAATTTGATGACGACTTGTTGAGAATCATCTCGGATGCGGATTTCAGGATTGTGGCTGTCGTTGTGGATAAACTTGCCTTAAAAACTGTCTATCCGGATCCTTGGCACCCCTATCATGCGTCGCTTGGTTTTATGCTCCAAAGGTACTGCGGATATCTCAACCACTTCAATCGTAGCGGGGACGTGTACGCCGAAAGCCGCGGTAAGGTTGAGGACGGCTTTCTCTCAAATGCCTACGAACATGTTTTCGTTCACGGAGATAGATTTTATCCCTCAGAATTCTATCGCCGTGCGCTCACACGCGAGGAACTGATTTTGAAAAAGAAAGAAGAGAATATTGCTGGACTCCAGCTAGCCGACATTATTGCGCATCCCGTGAAACAGGAAATGCTAAGTGAGAAAGGGATTCTCCCTGCGCAAATGGGTTCGTTCGTGAGCCGACTGAAGGCCATGCTCCTGTCCAAATACAACCGCCATTTGTCTAAAGGACACGTCGAAGGATACGGCAAGGTATGGTTTCCAGAGTTAAAATGA
- the cheB gene encoding chemotaxis-specific protein-glutamate methyltransferase CheB translates to MIPPPRQGSGQAERNVRVLIADDTAFNRKILSEMLSRTPGVEVVGTAYDGQVTIKRIEQLQPDVLTLDLEMPALDGFSVLRWVMANRPLPVIVVSSHATDKNVFKALDLGAVDFIAKPGKRASVELHDIEVDLAAKVLAAASAHLKSAVPPPAQEPPSPSLPPPPLEPPPIPVGTEGEADVVLIGSSTGGPTIIQQSLAAFPENLPVSVLVAQHMPPIFTNLFASRLDRACNLTVREAEDGDAIEPGHAYVAPGGKRTTVAIGKKRPVLRVHPKNENDRFAPSISHLFQSAAETLGISKKLLGVILTGMSGDGRQGVEALKKADGTTVVESPETATVRSMPEEIIRAGLADVVCSAENMAVEILKRCRGPRR, encoded by the coding sequence ATGATTCCGCCCCCTCGACAGGGCTCGGGACAAGCCGAGCGGAACGTCCGCGTTCTCATCGCCGACGACACGGCCTTCAACCGGAAGATCCTTTCCGAGATGCTATCGCGCACCCCGGGCGTCGAGGTGGTCGGCACGGCCTACGACGGCCAGGTGACCATCAAGCGCATCGAACAGCTTCAGCCCGACGTGCTCACGCTCGACCTCGAAATGCCGGCGCTCGACGGCTTTTCGGTGCTGCGGTGGGTGATGGCCAACCGTCCGCTTCCCGTCATCGTCGTGAGCAGCCATGCCACGGACAAGAACGTTTTCAAGGCCCTTGACTTGGGGGCGGTGGATTTTATCGCGAAACCCGGCAAGCGCGCATCCGTCGAGCTCCACGACATCGAGGTGGACCTCGCGGCCAAGGTTCTGGCGGCGGCTTCGGCGCACCTCAAGTCCGCGGTGCCTCCTCCCGCCCAGGAGCCCCCTTCGCCTTCCCTTCCGCCTCCGCCGCTTGAACCACCGCCCATCCCGGTGGGCACGGAGGGAGAGGCCGATGTGGTGCTCATCGGAAGCTCCACCGGCGGCCCGACCATCATCCAGCAATCCCTGGCCGCGTTTCCCGAAAATTTGCCCGTGAGCGTTCTCGTGGCCCAGCACATGCCGCCCATCTTTACGAACCTTTTCGCCTCGCGCCTCGACCGAGCCTGCAACCTCACCGTCCGGGAGGCCGAGGACGGGGACGCGATCGAGCCGGGGCACGCCTACGTCGCGCCCGGCGGGAAGCGGACGACGGTGGCCATCGGGAAGAAGCGTCCCGTCCTTCGCGTCCACCCGAAGAATGAAAACGACCGCTTCGCACCCTCCATCAGCCATCTCTTCCAGTCGGCGGCCGAGACCCTGGGAATCTCCAAAAAGCTCCTGGGAGTTATTCTCACGGGCATGAGCGGCGACGGGCGCCAAGGCGTGGAGGCGCTCAAAAAAGCCGACGGGACGACAGTCGTCGAGTCTCCCGAGACCGCCACGGTCCGCTCGATGCCCGAGGAGATCATTCGGGCCGGGTTGGCCGACGTGGTCTGCAGCGCGGAAAACATGGCGGTGGAAATTTTGAAGCGCTGCCGCGGGCCCCGGCGGTAG
- a CDS encoding ankyrin repeat domain-containing protein, which translates to MKPFFKIILFLLPLLFVQVACGGLDSDLLEAAKIGDAAKVEQLIEQGADVNAKNKNGETALMWAANYGYTKIVKALLNAGADVNAEVRGGETALMFAARNGLTRTARALIDAGADVNAKENEMGHTALIDAAQEGHTEIVKALIDAGADVNAGKVDGRAALMWAAMDGHTETVKVLIDAGADVNAEGRCGTTILMRAAWEGRAETVKTLMEAGADVNAQDDDGETALMCAVEHIPTGAAKALIDAGADVNAKDMDGETALMRAARRSYTETVKALIDAGADVNARDKDGKTALMAAAEEGHTETVEILKQAGTKE; encoded by the coding sequence ATGAAACCTTTCTTTAAGATAATCCTGTTTTTGCTCCCGTTGCTTTTCGTGCAAGTGGCTTGCGGCGGCCTCGATTCAGATCTGCTAGAGGCGGCAAAGATCGGCGATGCCGCCAAGGTGGAGCAATTGATAGAGCAAGGCGCGGACGTGAACGCGAAGAACAAGAACGGCGAGACTGCCCTGATGTGGGCTGCAAACTATGGCTACACCAAGATTGTGAAAGCCTTACTTAACGCGGGTGCGGATGTGAATGCGGAAGTACGTGGCGGCGAGACTGCCCTGATGTTTGCGGCAAGGAATGGCCTTACCAGGACGGCAAGGGCCCTGATAGATGCGGGCGCGGACGTGAACGCGAAGGAAAACGAAATGGGCCATACTGCCTTGATTGATGCGGCACAAGAAGGCCACACCGAGATTGTAAAGGCCCTGATTGACGCGGGCGCGGACGTGAACGCGGGAAAAGTGGACGGCAGGGCTGCCCTGATGTGGGCGGCGATGGATGGCCACACCGAGACGGTGAAGGTCCTGATAGACGCGGGTGCGGATGTGAATGCGGAAGGAAGGTGCGGCACGACCATCCTGATGCGTGCGGCATGGGAGGGCCGCGCCGAGACGGTGAAAACCCTGATGGAGGCGGGCGCGGACGTGAACGCGCAGGACGATGACGGCGAGACCGCCCTGATGTGTGCGGTGGAGCATATCCCCACCGGGGCGGCAAAGGCCCTGATAGACGCGGGCGCGGACGTGAACGCGAAGGACATGGACGGCGAGACCGCCCTGATGCGTGCGGCAAGGCGGAGCTACACCGAGACGGTGAAGGCTCTTATTGACGCAGGTGCGGACGTGAACGCGAGGGACAAAGATGGCAAAACCGCCTTGATGGCTGCGGCGGAGGAAGGCCACACCGAGACTGTGGAGATTCTCAAACAGGCCGGGACGAAGGAATGA